Below is a window of Apodemus sylvaticus chromosome 5, mApoSyl1.1, whole genome shotgun sequence DNA.
TGTGGCCCTGGAGAACCTAATGTACCTCTCTAACTAAGGTTGCTCATCTGTTCAGTGGGGACAACTAACCTGCACCCAGAGAGGGACTGTCTGGGCTGGTTAGTGGCAGTGGATTTACTGTGGCCCTCCACAAACAATAGCTGAGAATTAACTGTCACACCCAGATGTGCAGTAAGCCGACAGGAAGAGTGACAGCAGTGGGTGCCCAAGCATCTGGCTACACAAGGCACAGAAAGCAGAGTGgagtggagacaggcaggaggctGCAGAGATCCATCGCCGTGTCCCCAGAACTTACTGCAGTTCTCCTCGTCGCTGCCATCGGGACAGTCCTCAAATCCATTGCAACGGAAGCGGCCGATGATGCAGTGGATGCCGCTGGCACAGGGGAAGAAAGTCGGGCCACATTTCGATTTTGCTTTGGCTACAGGaggaaaagaaatacagagggCCATCAGGGGATGAAGCTCTCAGGCCACAGCCTCCTCATCCCACTCACCCTGAATGTGTGAGTGAGTCCTGGTAGGCTCAGCATGAAGTTCCCAAGGAACCGTTACCACCATCTCGCCTCAAATGCCCCACCAGCATGGGCACCCACATGCAGCATTCTCTAGGAAGGGAGCTGCCAATCATGCTGCTTCAAAAGTCCTTAAAAAACGACGTAAACACtacatcacatacacaccacatcacaTATATGCACCAAGTCCTTGATGACGCTAGCACAGGCTAAACACTATAGCAAGTCCAAACCAGGGGGACGGGTAGGTGAATGTGTGAGCGGATGGAGCTGGATGGTGGACACAGTGCTTGCTTCTTTAGAAGCTCAGAACTGGTCAAAATGCATGAGCAGCAAAGCAAAGCGACTGCTGTTGGCATTTAGTGAGTCCTTGCTATACTAGGCGGGGTGCCAAATACTTTGCACagattttctcatttaatttATCCAGCAGCCACTCAATGGGACAGCATGAGGGAAAGCTAACGTGACATTCTCAAGACTACACCTTTCAGAAGACCTACTTGCAAGGTCACATCTGGCTTGGCTGGAGTCTGGGACTGTGGCTTGGGGAAAGAGTGGGGACACCCTACTCTTGAGAGCTCTTATACAAGTTCTTCAGTTTAGTTTGTGCTAACATTGGTGTTTCCTTTGGGTCTGGAGTCCAGGAATGTATGAGACAGATGGTGCTTGTGATCATTAATAGTGACGGTCAACACAGTCCACCATCACCTAGGTGACGGGCGTGTCTGTGAGAGAGCATCTAGGTTAGGTGGGAAAATACACTCTAATTGCATGGCAGATGCAAGCAAGGAGCTGAGCCGTGAAAATCATCTTGGCTTGCAGACCACAGATGTGATGTGATGGGCTATCTCAGGCTCTTGCCACCATGATTCCTCTGATAGGAGGAACAGCACCttcaactgtgagccaaaacaagTCCTTCCTCAAGTTGTTTTGTCAGGATATTGTATCATGGCAACGGGAAAGATAACTAAGACTAAGGTGGTGTGCCGGTGATCAGCCCCTGACAAAAGCTGGGTGCTAAGTCTGAAATGAGCTTGGCCTGAGGACAGCCCTTCACATGTGCTGCTGAAATCCACATGCACTGAATGCATCCAGTAGGAATGCTCTAAGAGAGAACTCTGGGGAGCCAAAGCCTGGGCCTCCTCCGATAGCACTGCCATCATCTTTTGTCTATATTGAATTTGCATTGCATCCTGTTGATGTAATAAACCATGGTCCTGAAGATGACATTGTGCAGCATTCCAAGTTTCTTAGGAAATGATGACCCTGGGAGGGTCTTTCAGAGTCCTGACGGAGTGGGCTATGATGGATATGGCTTCTACCCCCATTTCATGGATATGCTTTGAGGATAAAGCGACTCATTCAAGTTCACACAGCTAGGAAATCTAGTACTGAGGGGAGGCCCAGGCATGTGGACTCCAGAAGTCATGACCTCAATCAACCCAACGGCATGCCTCTCTGCCAAAGGCTGTCACTTCTCCCAACAGAAGCCAGACTCCTGCACTGAAGAAATTTATTTTGCACACCTGCTGTACAAACAGTTTGAACAGAAACAGTTGTAACTTGGACTTGATTTACGGTCCTGCTAAGCCCAGTAGCCCTGGGGGGTGATGCTCTTTCCAGCTAATGGTGCTGTCTGCTCTGGGTGTCGATTAGGAGACAGGAGATGAGATCTATGGCTACGTGCAGGTAGCAGCCTCACTGAACATCCCTCCAGACTCCTGTCTGCGAAGCCGGACCAATATCCTTCCAAGAAGGAAAAGACTGTTTCTTTGAAACAAATAGCAAATTGCCTGCATGTTCCCAATGTCTGTATGATACCAATTTAGGTGGCAGCTGACTCACAGTCAACAGGATACCGCCTAGAGTGAGTCCAGTTTTGAAACTCCACATAATCTTCACTCAGCCCTGACTTTCTGTAACGGTGTTTGTGAGTTCTTCACAAAGCATAATCTCAAGAGAGTCCTCTGCGTCAAATTCAGACTCCATTTGATGACTTCAGACACATTTCTGAATATTGCTGAGCCTCAGTGTCTTCACCAGCACAACCTGCTTACCTGGGGTCATGTACGATTGAGATGGTTGATTTGAAGGCTAGAGCAGAGTCACTGACAATGCCCACTTCTTTTATCACTGCGACAAAATGCCCAGCAGAAGCTGCTGTGTGGCTGTTTCCTTTATAGGGAAGAGTGAGGTTCAGAAAACTAGTGTTGGAGGTTCAAGAAGATCACATGTTGCTTTTCACCAAGATGGTGCCAAAAATGAAGAAGGAAGCTCCTGCCCTTCCCAAAGCCGAAGCCAAGGCAAAGACCTTGAAAGCTGAGAAGGCAGTGCTGAAAGGCGTCCACAGCCAGAAAAAGAAGATCAGAACGTCACCCACTTTCCAGCGGCCCAAGACCCTGCAGTTCTGGAGGCAGACAAAATATTCTCGAAAGTGCACCCAGGAGAAACTAGCTTGACCACTATTCTATCATCAAATTCCCCCTGACCACCCAGTCAGCCATGAAGAAGATAGAGGACAACACCCTTGTGCTCATTGTGGATGTCAAAGCCAACCAGCACCAGATCAAACAGGCCGTGAAGAAACTCTTTGACATTGATGTGGCCAACAGAGAGAAGAAGGCGCGTGTTCACTTGGCTCCTGATTATGATGCTCTAGATGTTGCCAACAAGACTGGCATCATCTGAACTGAGTCCGGGTGGCAAATTCTAAATATACACTTTTTTTTCACCATTAAAAAATGGTCACATGTTTACAAGACTTATTAGGCCCCTGGTCAAAGTTAGATGGATCTATGAACACTTGCTATGGAGAGAGGAGAGTCCAGCAGAGCTGCCTGCAAGTTGTACACGGAGGTCTATGGATGTGAACTGTCACCCGTGATGCACTGGGCAAGGTTTTGATCACCCATATTAAGTAACCACAGTGAAACCATTGGTCACAAAGCTAGGTCTGGGTGAAATCATTTCTTGGTTCTGTCACGAGTGCCCTAACTGCCTGGCATAGACAGACGTTTGCTTATTCCCTCATAGGAACAGTCACACAACAGAGCGGGTGGTCACACAGGGACCAGCGGAATCAAGGATGAAGTAGAGGGAAAGAGGAATGTGATCCCTGTGATGGGTGATGAGATTGCACAGCTGAGATGAAGTGGAGAGAAGCAGGAATGTCGTCCCTGTGATGCAATGCACAACCGCTCAGTCACCACAACTAAGGCAGCAAGAAGGTAGTCTCCAGCCTCAGAGTAAGCCACTCTTCATCTTGAAGAATGGGTGCAAACCTGACCTGTGTATTCAGagttgtctttattttttcccattttatctGAAGCCAGTGTTATAGATGGATCAAAGGTCAGAGACACAGGTCTCTGGGAAATGTGTAAGAACTATACGATACCAGGAAATGGTATGGTGACACCAATCTTTACATCCAGAGCAGGTCTCACATATGTGACTGCTGAAGCCTGAAGAAGACACCACATCTGCCCAGAGTTAGAGAGCTCTTATTGGGTCTTGAGCCTTACTCAGCTGCTTCCAAGTCAGCCTCTTTCAGTTATGCTATGCTATGTCACAGGCGGCTGCCATAGGACCACATCTGGCTCAGATCTCTTTCCAGCACTCCAATACaacacagaacaaaagaaaagagacccaggaaacagaaagcccatcttccccatgtcagaatGTTCCACAGCTGAGATAGACGACTCTTCACTAGACCACAAGACCTCTCGATCTGCCCAGAAAGCATTCAGGCCTGCCAACCTCTTAGAAGATGATATAGGCCATCACCTACAGCTGATGGCTCAGGTCTCTCCAGGTGGCCACCAACCACAATAGCTGGACTAAGAGCCCACtgtggtgacacatacctgtaaTACCAGAAttgagaaggaagaggcaggaggacagcaagtttgaagtcagcccaACTGAAATAATAATGGTCTCAGTCACCACTCAGTTGGGCCAGAACAGCCACGAACTCAGCCAAGCAGACCTGACACACACCCCCAAGTGGTGGCAACAACTCCACCCCAAGCTATGGGTATCTAGGGTGCACCTCTTCTGCCTCTGTGCTTTCTGCCCACCAACCCCTGCCCCAGGATCCTATGAATACAAAGCCAAGACAGGCCAAAGAACCAGAAGCAGGGGCCATAAGCTCCTCTGTAATGCTCCCCATCCTTCTTGTAAACATCAGATTGAGCTCACTGTGTGACATTTCAACAGCAGAGGAACGTATAAAGGAGAATGTGAACTTCATCATCGATGACCACACAGGAAAGACatgatggcttgtatatgcttggcccagggagtggcactattagagggtgtagccttgttggCACAGGGTTGTCATTGtggacatgggctttaagaccctcatcctagctgcctggaagccagtattttgctagcagccttcagatgaagatgtagaactctcagctcctcctgcacaatGCCTGCCTTaacgctgccatgttcccaccttgatgatagtggactgaacctctgaacttgtaagccagccccaattaaatgttgtccttatataGACAtgaccttggtcatggtatctgttcacagcaataaaacccaaactaagacaaaagAGTGATCTGGGTATTTAGTAAACATGATTTCCTCTTAGCTACTCTTCTTGTTGCTGTGGCTAAGCATCTGGAGAAAACAACTTGAGGGAGGAAGGACTCAtactggctcacagtttcaggagACTTTCAGTCCATCAGGAAGGGAAGGCATGGAAGTAGGTGTGGTTCAGTTCACACTGCTGAGAGTAGGGTGGCATCATGACAGCCAATCAAGAAGTAGAAGTATGGCCAGGCTATAAACCCCCATTTGTGTCAGACAGGTCCCACAGAGCCCCCAAATATTACTGCTAGCTGAGGACCAGGTGTTCAAATACACAAGCCCACAGAGGACATAGCACACTCAAACCATAATAGCATCAAGCACAATCATGTATAAGTGGGTCAGTAGGTCAAATCCTGATAGTTCAGCAAGCCTGGAGTGAAGTCTGTATTCCACATTGCTCCTGAGCCTCCTAGGAAATGCTGCTACAGCATTGTGAGTCACAGCACTGTGAGTCACAGAATGCTGAACACTGTCTTGTCCACTGCCCAGAAAATGTACCCAGTGTGTAAGCTATTGACTAAGTCCTAATGGAACTAACAAGTGGGCCTCAGTGAGCAGCTGTATATAAatgcacacaaaacacatgcTGCTCTGAAACCAACTTCTGATCCTTAACATACTGTCAGTCACTACTGATCCACAGCCTCGGATTATGAGTGTTTCTGTTTCAAGGGGAGGGTGGGCAcacctatatatgtgtgtgagtgcatttgGAGGCCAGAGACTAATCACAGGTACCCTCCTCAACCACTCTCCAACTACTAttgaaggcagggtctctcactgaactgggaGCTTGCTTACTGAGtaggactggctggccagtgatctCCAGGGATCATCTTGTGTTTGGTTCCCTAGCCTCCAGTGTATAAAAACACTCTTCAGTATTTGAGGTATAAAAACACTCTTCCCCATTTCCACTGGCTGGTGGAAATCatactcaggtcctcatgcttgcacagtaagcACTTTACTGAATGAGCAATCAACCCAGCTACAACAGCACTCTTAATGGCAGAGTACGACTTCACTGCCTTGTGTGACCCATAAGTCAGAGGGCCAACTACCGACAGACACTTGCGGTACTTTAAGTAACAATACACACCCAGATGGATACAGTCATTTCCTGCCTGTATAATATCTCACTGATATACAGCTGCTAAGTCCAAGGCTATGCAGAGTGTGGATTCTGGTGTCCTTCAGCACATCACCTGGTACCCTCTGGCTATAAGGAAAGACTGCTGTCCAGAGACGGATGAGAGGAAACCACAGCTCTGCACTTACCTTAGGTTGGCCCCGAACTGTTGGACCACTCAACTATTCTCCACCCATCTCTGTTTCCTTCTATTCCAACCTCCGAATGTTTCATTACCCACCAGGTCGAGGGGACCAGGCTTCTTTATCTTCCTAAATCTGCACTTGGTGTGGGACATCAGTTTTAGCTAGAATAGGTTTCCTGGTCTGCACAGATCTCCTGCAAATGCAGAGTCTCTATCTCTGGGCCCCACACTTCCCTCTGTCTCAGAGGTGCTCCCTCTCAGGGCTATCCACTCACCAGTGTCTCTGCAGAAGCCCTACCTTCCCATGTAGCTTTGCAAAGAGTGAATCAGCAAGCTGCAGGCAGCAGATTCACCAGGGGATGGGCCTCCCCTCACAGTGCTCATTAATAGCAGCCAAACATTTCTGCGAACACATACACGGGCACAACCTTGCTAGAGTTGGGAAATGGTTAGAGTATGCCCCTCCCTAGGGTTCCTGTGATGACACTGGTTCTCTATGTGGAGGTGAGAACTT
It encodes the following:
- the LOC127685665 gene encoding LOW QUALITY PROTEIN: 60S ribosomal protein L23a-like (The sequence of the model RefSeq protein was modified relative to this genomic sequence to represent the inferred CDS: inserted 2 bases in 1 codon; substituted 1 base at 1 genomic stop codon) encodes the protein MVPKMKKEAPALPKAEAKAKTLKAEKAVLKGVHSQKKKIRTSPTFQRPKTLQFWRQTKYSRKXAPRRNXLDHYSIIKFPLTTQSAMKKIEDNTLVLIVDVKANQHQIKQAVKKLFDIDVANREKKARVHLAPDYDALDVANKTGII